A genome region from Bacteroidota bacterium includes the following:
- a CDS encoding N-acetylmuramoyl-L-alanine amidase — MYSVSFRFILVLTCFLISVEGIAGGSFTIKTIVIDAGHGGKDPGAIGPKGTKEKDVALAVALKIGDYIQSNYPNVKVVYTRKTDVFLELHERAEIANKNKADLFIAVHCNSNNNPDAYGSSTYVLGLHRTEANLEVAKRENSVILLEEDRDKNYEFDPNTPEGHIIMSMKQNAFLDQSIEFASKIENQMENGARRKSMGVKQAGFYVLYKTAMPSLLAEIGFISNPEEEKYLTSEKGQDQIAHALFNAFKDYKMFLEKGNGGEVEVASKPEEPKEKQPEVKKEPVEEKVEKKVTPEASTPTKDENSKTKVVSSETIKSEPVITKPETSSTNASSQNAQTIKKPIEVRSGGGNSTSTAVVQVKPSSSSTSVVEKEPVVKATEIVTPPPPPVIKTEKAPPVTVKKEEVPEAKTEPAAVFKIQLFALKGELGAKDRDKLIRVFPNYSSEPTGTGFIRYYGASAGTFSEAKKYLIKAISSSYSGAFIAGFRNGKRMSADEMKVAEGK; from the coding sequence ATCTATAGTGTGAGCTTTCGTTTCATTTTAGTCTTAACATGCTTTTTGATCTCGGTGGAAGGAATTGCCGGGGGTAGTTTTACGATAAAAACTATTGTGATTGATGCGGGCCACGGTGGAAAAGACCCCGGCGCAATTGGTCCTAAAGGCACCAAAGAAAAGGATGTGGCGCTAGCCGTAGCCTTAAAAATCGGTGATTATATCCAAAGCAATTATCCCAATGTAAAGGTGGTTTATACCCGAAAGACCGATGTGTTCCTCGAACTACACGAACGGGCTGAGATTGCCAACAAAAACAAGGCAGATCTTTTCATTGCAGTTCACTGTAACTCTAACAATAATCCCGATGCTTATGGCTCCAGTACTTATGTGTTGGGTCTGCACCGCACGGAGGCGAACTTAGAAGTGGCCAAGCGGGAGAACTCGGTTATTTTGTTGGAGGAAGACCGCGACAAGAACTATGAGTTTGATCCGAACACTCCGGAAGGGCATATCATTATGAGCATGAAGCAGAATGCTTTTTTAGATCAAAGTATAGAATTTGCCTCCAAGATTGAAAACCAGATGGAAAACGGAGCACGTCGCAAAAGTATGGGGGTGAAGCAAGCCGGCTTTTATGTGCTATACAAAACTGCCATGCCCAGTTTGCTGGCCGAAATCGGATTTATCTCTAACCCGGAAGAAGAAAAATATTTGACTTCGGAAAAGGGGCAGGATCAAATTGCACATGCGCTATTCAATGCCTTTAAGGATTATAAAATGTTTTTAGAAAAAGGAAATGGGGGAGAGGTGGAGGTCGCATCAAAACCCGAAGAACCTAAAGAAAAGCAGCCGGAAGTAAAAAAGGAGCCGGTAGAAGAAAAGGTGGAAAAGAAAGTCACGCCGGAAGCGAGCACTCCGACAAAAGACGAGAACTCAAAAACAAAAGTAGTCTCTTCGGAAACTATAAAAAGTGAACCAGTTATAACCAAACCGGAAACTAGTAGCACCAACGCAAGCTCACAAAATGCACAAACGATTAAAAAGCCGATTGAGGTGCGCAGTGGAGGAGGGAATTCTACTTCCACGGCGGTAGTTCAGGTGAAGCCATCTTCGTCGAGCACCTCGGTGGTAGAGAAGGAACCGGTAGTGAAGGCTACGGAAATTGTTACTCCGCCACCGCCACCTGTAATCAAGACTGAAAAGGCACCACCGGTAACGGTAAAGAAAGAGGAGGTGCCAGAAGCCAAAACAGAACCGGCTGCCGTATTCAAAATTCAACTGTTCGCGCTTAAAGGAGAATTAGGTGCGAAGGATCGGGATAAATTGATTCGGGTATTCCCGAATTACAGCTCCGAACCAACGGGAACAGGATTTATAAGGTATTATGGAGCATCGGCCGGTACCTTCAGCGAGGCCAAGAAGTATTTAATCAAGGCTATCAGTAGTAGTTACAGCGGCGCATTTATTGCGGGATTCAGGAATGGCAAAAGGATGTCGGCAGATGAGATGAAAGTCGCGGAAGGGAAATAG
- a CDS encoding FdtA/QdtA family cupin domain-containing protein: MANLLTLRTFSDTRGNLSVLEDHEIPFPIKRLFYIYGVDESKRGGHRHKTTHQALICLTGSCRVRVNNGQEGQHYHLNTPKNCLILEPKDWHDLYDFAPNTILLSCASEYFNQDDYIFEEYNQAR, encoded by the coding sequence ATGGCAAATCTTTTGACCTTAAGAACATTTTCAGATACCAGAGGTAATCTAAGCGTGTTAGAGGATCACGAAATCCCATTTCCGATTAAGAGACTGTTTTATATCTACGGAGTAGATGAATCGAAAAGGGGAGGACATAGACATAAAACCACCCATCAAGCGCTGATCTGCCTGACGGGGAGTTGTCGGGTAAGGGTAAATAATGGGCAAGAGGGGCAGCATTATCATTTGAATACGCCTAAGAACTGTCTGATACTGGAGCCAAAAGATTGGCACGACCTTTATGACTTTGCCCCGAATACTATTCTGCTATCCTGCGCATCAGAGTATTTCAATCAAGATGATTACATTTTTGAAGAGTATAACCAAGCCAGATGA